Proteins found in one Lysinibacillus fusiformis genomic segment:
- a CDS encoding PLDc N-terminal domain-containing protein has protein sequence MMEELAKVPWAVIAPLIIVQIILMIVALIDLRKIHATNGPKILWVFIIIFANLLGSIAYFIVGRKQS, from the coding sequence ATGATGGAGGAATTAGCAAAAGTTCCATGGGCAGTTATAGCACCGCTCATCATCGTTCAAATTATTTTGATGATCGTAGCACTTATTGATTTACGTAAAATTCATGCAACAAACGGGCCTAAAATTCTTTGGGTATTTATCATTATCTTTGCTAATCTATTAGGGTCAATTGCGTACTTTATAGTGGGGAGAAAGCAGTCATGA
- a CDS encoding GNAT family N-acetyltransferase, giving the protein MSITIRQAQPQDAHAVVPLIIDAIGDIANRLTGEQSTEAVIQELTVLFQQEDNRHSYLNTFVATENEQILGILVYYYGEQAVHMDANLVKWLEAKNAPSIVIDQEAHEDEAYIDTVCVAPAARGKGIGTLLLQFAEELTKQRGYTKLSLNVETEKEDARRLYERLGFVITEPWSIIDEPFHHMVKQF; this is encoded by the coding sequence ATGAGTATTACAATTCGACAAGCGCAACCACAAGATGCCCATGCTGTTGTGCCTTTAATTATCGACGCCATTGGCGATATTGCTAATCGGTTAACTGGTGAGCAATCAACGGAGGCTGTGATACAAGAGCTGACCGTTCTTTTTCAACAAGAAGACAATCGACATTCTTATTTAAATACTTTTGTCGCTACTGAAAATGAACAGATTTTGGGGATTCTCGTTTATTATTACGGCGAACAAGCCGTTCATATGGATGCTAACCTTGTTAAATGGCTTGAAGCAAAAAATGCGCCATCCATTGTTATTGACCAGGAAGCCCATGAAGATGAGGCTTACATTGATACAGTTTGTGTTGCACCAGCTGCACGTGGTAAAGGAATCGGAACATTGCTATTACAATTTGCCGAAGAACTGACAAAGCAGCGTGGCTATACAAAATTATCATTAAATGTTGAAACCGAAAAAGAAGATGCTCGCCGTCTTTATGAACGCTTAGGCTTTGTTATTACGGAGCCATGGTCAATAATTGATGAGCCTTTTCACCATATGGTTAAACAGTTTTAG
- a CDS encoding EamA family transporter, producing MKNNFIYPLLIVIASSSYGILSTIIKVAMQHGFTSAEAVSSQYIIGFILVIAIFIFTDRTLPSPSKKGLLILICTGIFTGATGIVYGESLKYLPASLAVVMLFQFTWIGLLIDCALHKRLPSRPEVISIVILFIGTILAAGVLNVDLSDIPIQGWLFGFAAAVTFACFIQFNSRPVEGVTTTTRVLIVSFVALIMISIFLNPEVIWNGKLFMQGLWKYGLALGLFGIILPIYLFSIAIPKIGGALASILSAIELPVAVTVSVIVLHEPLTTVQIIGIVLVIAGMMLPTIVAQRQQKDSFLEAHS from the coding sequence ATGAAAAATAATTTTATTTACCCTCTTTTGATTGTCATTGCTTCTAGTAGTTACGGGATTTTGTCGACTATTATCAAAGTAGCTATGCAGCATGGCTTTACATCAGCAGAGGCTGTTTCAAGCCAGTATATTATTGGCTTTATACTCGTAATAGCTATCTTTATTTTTACAGACAGAACATTACCAAGTCCGTCCAAAAAGGGCTTACTTATTTTAATATGTACTGGGATTTTTACGGGGGCAACAGGGATTGTATATGGAGAATCTTTAAAGTATCTTCCTGCTTCTCTTGCAGTAGTCATGTTATTCCAATTTACATGGATTGGTCTGCTGATTGATTGTGCTCTTCATAAAAGATTACCAAGTAGACCTGAAGTGATTTCAATCGTCATCTTATTTATAGGAACCATTTTAGCTGCTGGTGTATTAAATGTAGATTTAAGTGACATCCCTATTCAAGGGTGGCTATTCGGTTTTGCAGCAGCGGTTACTTTTGCATGTTTCATTCAATTTAATTCCCGACCTGTCGAGGGTGTTACTACCACAACAAGGGTATTAATCGTTTCCTTTGTGGCCCTTATTATGATTAGTATTTTCCTTAACCCTGAGGTTATTTGGAACGGCAAATTATTCATGCAAGGCCTCTGGAAATATGGACTAGCACTTGGTCTTTTCGGTATTATATTGCCGATTTATTTATTTTCGATTGCTATTCCAAAAATCGGTGGTGCGCTTGCTTCTATTTTAAGTGCCATCGAATTACCAGTGGCGGTTACTGTTTCCGTTATTGTTTTACATGAACCTCTAACTACTGTACAAATTATTGGGATTGTTCTCGTTATTGCTGGCATGATGCTGCCAACCATTGTTGCACAACGTCAACAAAAAGATAGCTTCTTAGAAGCACATTCATAA
- a CDS encoding ABC transporter permease, producing the protein MRGFNVLLQKEFREAWRSWKFLWIPLVFALLGMNDPLTNYYMMDILNAVGNVPEGFEMLMPELMPLDLIQAAIGQFQTIGLLVMMASFVGAISKERANGMATLLYARPISFGAYFLSKFVVMSTICFVSVLAGFAANVYYTSILYGTLDIGALLISFSTYYIWLLFVIAVTLMMSASFKTVIATTCAFTVIFVGQIVDMIVGIFWTISPWKLASYGIAKFRGTIEVSDYWWSLIITLALTIICISIGIVMMKRNASMTKI; encoded by the coding sequence ATGAGAGGATTCAATGTACTTCTGCAAAAGGAATTTAGAGAAGCATGGCGGAGTTGGAAGTTTCTATGGATTCCTCTTGTGTTTGCTCTGCTTGGAATGAATGATCCACTAACAAACTACTATATGATGGATATTTTAAATGCTGTTGGGAATGTACCAGAGGGCTTTGAAATGCTGATGCCAGAATTAATGCCACTTGATTTAATTCAAGCTGCTATCGGGCAGTTTCAAACGATCGGCTTATTGGTGATGATGGCTTCGTTTGTAGGGGCTATTAGTAAGGAACGAGCTAATGGTATGGCAACATTATTATATGCTCGGCCCATTTCATTTGGCGCATATTTTTTAAGTAAATTTGTTGTCATGAGCACCATTTGTTTTGTTAGTGTTTTAGCTGGGTTTGCTGCTAATGTCTATTATACAAGTATTCTATACGGAACGTTGGACATTGGTGCACTGTTAATAAGCTTTTCGACGTACTATATATGGTTGCTATTTGTGATAGCTGTTACGTTAATGATGAGTGCCAGTTTTAAAACAGTTATTGCTACTACATGTGCATTTACAGTGATTTTTGTTGGGCAAATCGTCGATATGATTGTAGGAATCTTTTGGACAATATCACCGTGGAAACTAGCAAGTTACGGAATTGCGAAATTTCGAGGAACAATAGAGGTGTCAGATTACTGGTGGAGCTTAATAATTACGCTAGCATTGACAATCATCTGTATCAGCATTGGCATCGTGATGATGAAAAGAAATGCGTCTATGACAAAAATCTAA
- a CDS encoding protein-tyrosine phosphatase family protein, which produces MEKNYDVLVKDQLFFGGAKDAEAAFTQESVDVVIDVRVQGLSLQEQETVPYSYKHMPIADEDSEVASSIQQVAKEVALAYETGQKVYVHCGSGGGRAGVAATAVLMELGMANSLEEAEAAVKTARPQVTIRPKMEDALQKLYK; this is translated from the coding sequence ATGGAGAAAAACTACGATGTTTTAGTAAAGGATCAACTGTTCTTTGGCGGTGCAAAAGATGCAGAGGCTGCATTTACACAAGAATCCGTTGATGTTGTGATAGATGTTCGTGTTCAAGGGCTATCCCTTCAAGAGCAGGAAACAGTTCCTTATTCTTATAAACATATGCCTATAGCAGATGAAGATAGTGAGGTAGCATCATCCATCCAACAAGTAGCGAAGGAAGTTGCTTTAGCCTATGAGACAGGGCAGAAAGTATATGTTCACTGTGGAAGTGGTGGCGGTCGTGCAGGTGTTGCAGCTACCGCTGTACTAATGGAGTTGGGAATGGCCAATTCTTTAGAGGAAGCAGAGGCAGCAGTTAAAACAGCTCGTCCACAAGTAACCATTCGCCCAAAAATGGAAGATGCTCTGCAAAAACTTTATAAATAA
- a CDS encoding ABC transporter ATP-binding protein: protein MKSVRIENVSKYFGQVSGVKDLNLEIKAGEFFTFLGPSGCGKTTTLRMLAGFYYPTKGKILFDDRDVTRLQPNKRNIGMVFQNYALFPHMTVDENIAFGLQVRKFSKAEIQHKVDRIRGQVHLAAYGNRKINELSGGQQQRVALARALVIEPDILLLDEPLSNLDAKLREETRIEIKRIQSELGVTTIYVTHDQMEAMSMSDRIMVMEDGYIKQIGTPQEIYHQPEDRFVANFIGETNLIEGSIQTIENDDVQVRTVNGHILTGRKQQSSPSLTHMIGDKVFISIRPESIQLGTGDNTLTGKITFVEFTGISVNYIVDFTAFSLKVMLINSYDQIKKIGEDITIHMAQDSLYFLGE, encoded by the coding sequence TTGAAAAGTGTCAGAATCGAAAATGTCTCGAAGTATTTTGGTCAAGTATCTGGTGTGAAAGATTTAAATCTTGAAATAAAAGCAGGTGAATTTTTTACTTTTCTCGGCCCTAGCGGCTGCGGCAAAACAACCACTTTAAGGATGCTCGCAGGCTTTTATTACCCTACTAAAGGCAAAATTCTTTTTGATGATCGAGATGTCACTCGACTTCAGCCCAATAAACGCAATATCGGCATGGTATTTCAAAATTATGCCCTTTTTCCCCATATGACGGTTGATGAGAATATTGCATTTGGTTTACAAGTTCGAAAATTTTCAAAGGCTGAGATTCAACACAAGGTTGATCGAATTAGAGGACAAGTACATCTTGCAGCTTACGGCAACAGAAAAATAAATGAGCTATCTGGTGGGCAGCAGCAGCGTGTTGCTTTAGCTAGAGCACTCGTGATAGAGCCAGATATTTTATTGCTAGATGAACCTCTATCCAATCTAGATGCAAAATTACGTGAGGAAACACGTATTGAAATCAAACGAATCCAATCTGAGCTGGGAGTCACAACCATTTACGTTACACATGATCAAATGGAGGCCATGTCCATGTCGGATCGAATCATGGTTATGGAAGATGGCTATATCAAGCAAATTGGGACCCCTCAAGAAATTTATCACCAGCCCGAAGATCGTTTCGTGGCTAATTTTATTGGTGAAACTAATTTAATTGAAGGTTCTATCCAGACTATTGAGAATGATGATGTACAAGTACGAACAGTAAATGGACATATTTTAACTGGGCGAAAACAACAAAGCTCTCCCTCTTTAACGCATATGATTGGAGACAAAGTATTTATTTCTATTCGTCCAGAATCGATTCAACTTGGTACTGGTGATAACACATTAACAGGAAAAATTACATTCGTAGAATTTACAGGTATTAGCGTTAATTACATTGTAGATTTTACGGCGTTCTCACTTAAAGTAATGCTTATTAATTCTTATGACCAAATCAAAAAGATCGGTGAAGATATTACCATCCATATGGCACAAGATTCACTGTACTTTTTAGGGGAATAG
- a CDS encoding carbohydrate kinase family protein — translation MTKQEKDFILVYGDAFIDYIADDVTNTSFTKYMGGATVNVAAGISRIGAPSALITITGDDEGSQFVRDGLAQEGVKLDYAVFDPAKRVSGVYVHLTEACERIFKDYVDETPDLQVEPSQLNVAAFKHASALTVCSGTMFHPTALATTRAAVEMAKDKGAIIAMDANIRPLRWSSEEICRDTITSFFEDVDILKVTDDELFFLTETSSLEEGIEQLNSYLVPIILITVGENGTYAVLNGEVIHVPTEKVVPVDTTGAGDAFMAGVLRDVHYNGLPTTKAELVRCTSFGNKLGAFAATKAGALTALPYYEDIKHLLK, via the coding sequence ATGACAAAGCAAGAGAAGGATTTTATATTAGTCTATGGAGATGCTTTTATTGACTATATTGCTGATGATGTAACAAACACATCATTTACTAAATATATGGGTGGCGCAACGGTCAATGTTGCAGCGGGTATTAGCCGCATTGGTGCGCCTTCCGCATTAATTACAATTACGGGTGATGACGAGGGCTCGCAATTTGTGAGAGATGGGCTTGCCCAAGAGGGTGTGAAACTGGATTATGCCGTATTTGATCCAGCAAAACGAGTAAGTGGTGTTTATGTGCATCTAACAGAAGCATGTGAGCGAATTTTTAAGGATTATGTTGATGAGACACCCGATTTACAAGTTGAACCATCACAGCTAAATGTAGCAGCTTTTAAGCATGCCTCTGCTTTAACGGTGTGTTCAGGCACAATGTTCCATCCAACAGCCCTTGCTACAACACGAGCAGCAGTAGAAATGGCTAAGGACAAGGGTGCAATTATTGCAATGGATGCAAATATCCGTCCTTTACGTTGGAGCAGTGAAGAAATTTGTCGAGATACGATTACATCATTTTTCGAGGATGTCGATATTTTAAAGGTGACGGATGATGAGCTATTCTTCCTGACAGAGACAAGTAGCTTAGAAGAAGGTATCGAGCAATTAAATAGCTATTTAGTGCCTATTATTTTAATTACCGTAGGAGAGAACGGGACTTATGCAGTCCTTAATGGTGAGGTTATCCATGTACCGACTGAGAAAGTAGTGCCTGTGGATACTACAGGTGCGGGAGATGCATTTATGGCAGGTGTCCTACGTGATGTCCATTATAATGGTTTACCTACAACAAAAGCAGAACTAGTGCGTTGTACAAGCTTTGGCAACAAATTAGGAGCTTTTGCCGCAACAAAAGCAGGTGCTTTAACGGCTCTACCATATTATGAGGATATTAAGCATTTACTAAAATAA
- a CDS encoding GAP family protein: MNIEMLLLIGTLALLDMFSPSIIGVSVYVLLVAKKQQIRLLLTYLMTVALFYFSTGIFLMLGLGVIFDPISNLLTSYSARFIMTIVGAILFIGSWLVPKRKANGAPKPKSLHVTSMVALGFTTSILEVATALPYFAAIGILTSNQLTFYEWLPLLAGYNLVMIAPGIILLCLHLLFRRFMNKPLRKIQTLFDQRTSSTLSWIMFFLGLILLINGGMF, encoded by the coding sequence ATGAACATAGAAATGTTGCTACTGATAGGTACCTTAGCTTTATTAGACATGTTTAGTCCTTCTATTATTGGTGTGTCTGTCTATGTATTGCTTGTAGCTAAAAAGCAGCAAATCCGCCTTTTATTAACCTATTTAATGACTGTTGCCTTGTTTTACTTTAGTACTGGGATTTTTTTAATGTTAGGTCTAGGCGTCATCTTTGACCCGATTTCTAATTTGCTAACTAGCTACTCAGCTCGATTTATCATGACCATTGTGGGAGCAATTTTATTTATCGGCAGTTGGTTAGTACCAAAGAGAAAGGCAAATGGAGCACCTAAACCAAAGTCTTTACATGTGACCTCTATGGTAGCCTTAGGTTTCACAACTTCTATTTTAGAAGTTGCAACCGCCCTTCCCTATTTCGCTGCAATAGGTATTTTAACGAGTAATCAATTAACGTTTTATGAATGGTTACCTTTATTGGCAGGTTACAATTTGGTAATGATAGCACCAGGGATTATCCTACTGTGCTTACATCTATTATTCCGCCGATTTATGAATAAACCTTTAAGAAAAATTCAAACACTTTTTGATCAAAGAACAAGTTCTACCCTTTCTTGGATTATGTTCTTTTTGGGACTAATTTTACTTATAAATGGTGGGATGTTTTAA
- a CDS encoding extracellular solute-binding protein — translation MKKKRILGFFLMVMLFVLAACNGNDQQDSTNDAANNDKASDGDKTEVAATSPSGKLVIYTGRDEEMVQNVIDQFNEKYPDIEVEFLTMGAQQILERLRGEKANPQADFWWGGTQSALIVGANEDLLHAWQPSFIDAIDATHKDVDGRWFGEMLLPEVIMINSDLLTKETGPQDWDDLLDPKWKDQILIRGVLASGTMRTIYSSMIVRQGADSPDKGYEWLLQLDANTKEYTQDPNALYLKLTRQEGSVSLWNLQDILLKKYTTDYPFDYIYPKSGAPILVDGVAVVNNAKNLENAKLFVEFLFEKEMVTQLANDYYQIPTRSDIDKASMPEWYQELDLKTFDIDWQLMSDKEAEWMEYWDNNIKGRSK, via the coding sequence ATGAAAAAAAAACGTATTCTTGGTTTTTTCCTTATGGTAATGCTTTTCGTTTTAGCTGCTTGTAACGGCAATGATCAGCAAGATTCTACAAATGATGCAGCAAATAACGACAAAGCTTCTGATGGCGACAAAACAGAAGTAGCAGCAACGTCACCTTCAGGCAAGCTTGTGATTTACACTGGACGGGATGAAGAAATGGTGCAAAATGTGATCGATCAGTTTAATGAAAAATATCCAGACATTGAAGTAGAATTTTTAACGATGGGTGCTCAACAAATTTTAGAACGTCTACGTGGTGAAAAGGCAAATCCTCAAGCAGATTTTTGGTGGGGTGGAACACAATCCGCTCTCATTGTTGGTGCAAATGAAGACTTACTACATGCTTGGCAGCCGAGCTTTATTGACGCTATTGATGCCACGCACAAAGATGTGGATGGACGATGGTTCGGCGAAATGTTGTTACCAGAAGTCATTATGATTAATAGTGATTTACTAACAAAAGAAACTGGTCCACAGGACTGGGATGACTTATTAGATCCTAAATGGAAGGATCAAATTTTAATCAGAGGTGTACTTGCGTCAGGTACAATGCGCACAATTTATTCCTCAATGATTGTACGACAAGGTGCCGATTCACCTGATAAAGGCTATGAATGGTTATTACAATTAGATGCCAATACAAAGGAGTACACGCAAGACCCTAATGCTTTGTATTTAAAGCTAACACGTCAAGAAGGCAGTGTCTCCTTATGGAATCTGCAAGATATTTTATTAAAAAAATATACGACAGATTATCCTTTTGATTATATTTATCCAAAAAGCGGAGCACCTATTTTAGTAGATGGTGTAGCAGTTGTAAACAATGCGAAAAACCTGGAAAATGCGAAACTATTTGTCGAGTTTTTATTTGAAAAAGAGATGGTAACACAATTAGCTAATGATTATTATCAAATTCCTACACGTTCTGATATCGACAAAGCCTCCATGCCAGAATGGTACCAGGAATTAGATTTAAAAACATTCGATATTGATTGGCAGCTAATGTCTGACAAAGAAGCTGAATGGATGGAATACTGGGATAACAATATTAAAGGGCGCAGTAAATAG
- a CDS encoding ABC transporter ATP-binding protein has translation MTTLLQVTGLTKQFAEHKVVDNIHFNLEEKTSTALIGPNGAGKTTTLSMLTGLLRPTAGSVKMLGNDLRANIGFLPQYPQFHPWLTALEFTEMAARLNGVAAKKAKLEAQKTLEFVGLGDAQHKKIATFSGGMKQRLGISQAIVHKPKLLLLDEPVSALDPVGRREVLDLLKGLQQETTILYSTHILNDAEEMTDQLLFLQNGKLVEQGTLREVRQRFDEQNYVIEFGSEEEAKLFANPSNHVIGCYVYIEIVNEEPTMKKLLQRLSECPYTIRKVERQTASLEEIFMKVAKKA, from the coding sequence ATGACAACTTTACTTCAAGTTACAGGTTTGACCAAGCAATTTGCAGAGCACAAAGTTGTAGATAATATTCATTTCAACTTAGAGGAAAAAACTTCTACGGCTTTAATTGGTCCAAATGGAGCTGGCAAGACAACGACTTTATCTATGTTAACGGGGCTTTTAAGACCGACTGCTGGAAGTGTAAAGATGCTAGGTAATGATTTACGTGCGAATATAGGTTTTTTACCACAATATCCACAGTTTCATCCTTGGCTAACTGCGTTAGAGTTTACAGAAATGGCTGCAAGGTTGAATGGTGTAGCAGCCAAAAAGGCTAAATTAGAAGCACAAAAAACCTTAGAATTTGTAGGGTTAGGAGATGCCCAACATAAAAAGATAGCCACTTTTTCTGGTGGGATGAAGCAGCGACTTGGTATTTCCCAAGCAATAGTGCATAAGCCTAAATTACTGCTATTAGACGAACCTGTTTCAGCATTAGATCCCGTTGGACGTAGAGAAGTGCTCGATTTATTAAAAGGATTACAACAAGAGACGACTATTTTATACTCAACGCATATTTTAAATGATGCTGAAGAAATGACAGACCAACTATTATTCTTGCAAAATGGCAAGCTCGTAGAACAGGGAACATTACGTGAGGTACGGCAACGTTTTGATGAGCAAAATTATGTTATTGAATTTGGCAGTGAAGAAGAGGCTAAGCTTTTTGCAAATCCATCTAATCATGTAATCGGTTGTTATGTCTATATTGAGATAGTGAATGAGGAGCCAACGATGAAGAAGTTGCTTCAACGTTTAAGTGAATGTCCTTATACAATTAGAAAGGTAGAGCGACAGACAGCATCTCTGGAAGAAATTTTCATGAAGGTGGCGAAAAAAGCATGA